GCCGGCCCTCAGCCGCCCTGTCCTGAGGCATCCTGGATGCGCTGCCGGGCCGCCACCAGCCGCTTCGCGCGCACCTTGCCGGCGACGCCGAGCAGCACGCGGTCCCGAGCCCAACGATCCTGGGTGATCGCATCCGTGGAGGCCCAGAGCGGCTCGCACCGCTCCAACACCGCGCGCTTCGTCAGCGCGAGCCCGCCGCCCAGCACGACGTGCGTGGAGTCCGCCATCGGGTCCGCCTGGGACAAGCCACGCATCATCACCGCCAGGGCGAGCAGTTCCTCGCGCACGTCGTCCGGCCAGCCGCTGCGGCGGCCCACCTGGATCAACCAACCCAGCATCGCGAGCTGCACGTGGCAGTCCTCCACGGTGCGGAAGGGCTTGAGGTAGAGCGCGTAGCCATCCCCGGGGAGGACCTCCTCCGGAGCCACCGCCACGTCCTCCAACGTGAGCTCCGCGTGCGGGACCTCTGGGATGAAGGGCAGCTCGGACAGCGGATTCAAACGGACCCCTGCCCGCTTCGCGTCCACGAGCACCATCCGCAGCCGATTGCGCCCCTGGGCATCCTGGCCTTCCGAGGCCACGACGAGCAGCAGCTCCGCGTGCGTGCCCAGAGTCACAAACGTCTTGGTGCCCGACACGCGAAGGCCCGAGCCCGTGTCCACCAACCGCGTCTCGATGGCGTTCGGATGCGCGCCGCCTGGCTCCGTGGCGCAGAGCGCGGTGGTCCGGTCCGCCGGAAGCGACGGGAACAGGCACCGGTGCGCGGCCTGGTACCCCGACGCGAACGCGAACCCCAGCCGATCCGAAAGAAAACCCCCAGCCAGCGCCAGGTCCGCGGACGCGGTGAAGCGGGAGGCCAGCGACTCGTGCTGTCGCCACCAGGTATCGATGGAGTCGAGGACCCGCGGCTCGGCGGGCTCGGAGAGCAGGAAGTGAAGGACGTCGTTCACGACGAGGAGTCTACGCCGGGACGCACCTGTCCCGGAGGACTGGCATCGCCGAAGCCCTCGCATCGCCCACGGGCCGGCCGGAGCATCAGCCCGAGATGGAAACATTGACGTCTGGAAACCCTGCCGGGCAGAGTCCTCGCCGTGCGCATGGGCCGCACCGCTTCGCACCGGGGGGAAGACAAATGTTGCTCGACGGATTCCCCGCTGTCGGAAGGGCCCCTCGCGGACATCGTCACGGAGCCGTTCGGCGCCCGCTACCTTCCGACGGCGTCGGCCTCCAAGACGAAGGCCAAGACGGGCACCTGCTCCTGCCAGCATCGAGACGTCCACACCTCGGCGGGTCGAACCTGCCAGGAATTGCGAGAGAAGGGTGTCTGCTCGGGGCCGTACACGGGAACGGGCATGAACAAGGCGGAGTGCCAGGCTGACGCACGCGGGAATGCCGCATCGAAGTGCAGGAACTGTCTGGGGCACTGCCACTTCACACCCGCGAAGTAAGCGCGGTGGAACCACATCATGACGACGCTCGCGGAAACCACGTTCCTCAATGTCGACCTGATTCTCAAAAGCCAGACAGGCGTGTCCAAGCTCCTGACCGCGCTCGGAGAGTCCATCCTCGTGCTGAACGACGAGCAGGGCTTCGTGAGCCTGGAGCTCGCCGAACAGCCCGCCTCGCCCGAGGAGGCCGTGAACCAGCTCCTGTCGCTCATCGACGCCCTGCCCACCGAGGCCCGAGACGAGTGGGCACAGTGCAACGAGCGGACGCTCGATGTCGGCATCCAATCCGGAGCCTCGCCACACGAGGCGTCCTTCCGGATGTCCTCAACGGTGCTGGCCCGCGCCGCCAACCTGGGCGCGGACGTGGTCTTCACCGTCTACGCATGCCCCGCTCCG
This genomic window from Myxococcus hansupus contains:
- a CDS encoding acyl-CoA dehydrogenase family protein, which gives rise to MNDVLHFLLSEPAEPRVLDSIDTWWRQHESLASRFTASADLALAGGFLSDRLGFAFASGYQAAHRCLFPSLPADRTTALCATEPGGAHPNAIETRLVDTGSGLRVSGTKTFVTLGTHAELLLVVASEGQDAQGRNRLRMVLVDAKRAGVRLNPLSELPFIPEVPHAELTLEDVAVAPEEVLPGDGYALYLKPFRTVEDCHVQLAMLGWLIQVGRRSGWPDDVREELLALAVMMRGLSQADPMADSTHVVLGGGLALTKRAVLERCEPLWASTDAITQDRWARDRVLLGVAGKVRAKRLVAARQRIQDASGQGG